The genomic interval TGCGATGCACGGTGATATCCCCCTACCGGGACATCACCCACGCACAACTTACTGACGACGTAACACCGACCAGCCACGGTGTCGTGTGTCGGCGTGGTGGTCGGCGGCGGTGTCGTGTTTTGTCCGCGCTCGTGCCGGTAAGCGAGGTGTTAAAATGGGTAGTCCATCATAGGGGTGTGTATGGCCAAGTATTCGACCGGTGGGTCCTCCGGTGGGGGATCCAGTGGGTCCTGTGAGCTCTGCGGGACCTCGTCGGAGTCGTTGACGACGGCGAGCGTGGCGGGCGCGGAGTTGCAGGTGTGTTCGAGTTGCGCGAACCTCGACGAGTCGTCGAAGACCGAGCGCGAGGTGTCGGAAGAACAGCAGCGTCGCAAGCAGGCGGCGCAGAACACGGCGCGGCAGTTCGACGCGGCGTCGGGCGATTCGACGCGCTGGGAGGAGGAGGGGACGAGCTACGAGGGCGACCAGCTTCCCTATCTGTCGTCGGATTACGGGCGGACGATTCAGAAGGCCCGGCAGGCGGAGGGCTTGCAGTTGGAGGAGTTGGCGGACGAACTGGACATCGACGAGAACGACCTGCTGGCGGTCGAGCAGGGGCGGGCGACGCGCGCGGGCGTCGGCGGGTCGCTCATCGCGAAACTGGAGGACAGGCTCGGCGTGGACGTGACGCAGGAGTAGTTCTCGCGGCGCGTACGCTGGCGCAGTGCTGAGTAGTCGCGGGTGCGGAACCCGGCGTTTTTTCTCGTCTTCCGGCGAGTATTGCGTATGGAGCTCTCTGCGGAGCAGGAGGCGATTCGGGAGGTCGCGCGCGAGGTGGCCGAGGCGGAACTCGCGCCGGTGGCGGCGGAGGCCGACCGGACGGAGTCGTTCCCGGAGGACGTGTGGGACACGCTCGGCGACCTCGATTTGACGGCGATGACGGTGCCCGAGGAGTACGGGGGGCTGGACGTGGAGAAACTCACGTACAGCGTGGTGAACGAGGAGTTGGCGTACGGGATGCTGTCGGTGGCGACGGCGCTGTCCGTGCACTGTCTCGCCACGTCCTGTCTGGCGGAGTTCGGGAACGAGGCCCAGAAAGAGCGCTGGCTCCCGGAGATGGCTGAGGGGCGTCCGGTGGGCGCGTTCGCGCTCTCGGAACCGCAGGCGGGGTCGAACCCGGCGGGGATGGAGACGGAGGCGCGCCGGGAGGGCGACGAGTACGTCATCAACGGCACGAAGCAGTGGATCACGAACGGCGAGCGCTCGGGCGTCGTCATCCTGTTCGCGAAGACCGACCGGAGCGACCCGGGGAGCGTCACGCAGTTCGTCGTGCCGAAGGACACCGACGGCCTCTCAGTCGGCCCGCGCGAGGACAAACTCGGCCTGCGCGCGAGCGACACGACGACGCTGACGTTCGACGACGCCCGCATCCCCGCCGAGTACCGGTTGACGCCGGAGGGCGAGGGGTTGTCGGCGGCGCTCCACATCCTCACGGGCGGCCGCGTCGGCATCGCGTCGCAGGCGGTCGGACTCGCGCAGGCCGCGCTCGACGACGCGGTCGCGTACGCGAACGACCGCGAGCAGTTCGACCAGCCGATCGGCCAGTTCGGGAGCATCCGGGAGAAGATAGCGGAGATGCGAACCGAACTCCAGGCCTCTCGGCTCCTCTGCCGGGACGCGGCGGCGAAGGCCGACCGCGGCGAGAACTACCAGGCGGCGGCGGCGATGGCGAAGTACCACGCGAGCGAGGCCGCCGTCGACATCACGAACGAGGCCGTCCAGATTCACGGCGGCTACGGCTACACGACGGACTTCGACGTGGAGCGCTACTACCGGGACGCGAAGATAACGACCATCTACGAGGGCACCTCCGAGATTCAGAAGGAGGTCATCGCCCGCGGCCTCCTCGACTAATGGACGGCGTCGTCTACGACCTGGACGGCACGCTCGTCTCCCTTCCCGTGGACTGGCGGGCGGTGACGGCCGACGTCCGCGCGCTCCTCGACGC from Salarchaeum japonicum carries:
- a CDS encoding helix-turn-helix domain-containing protein, producing the protein MAKYSTGGSSGGGSSGSCELCGTSSESLTTASVAGAELQVCSSCANLDESSKTEREVSEEQQRRKQAAQNTARQFDAASGDSTRWEEEGTSYEGDQLPYLSSDYGRTIQKARQAEGLQLEELADELDIDENDLLAVEQGRATRAGVGGSLIAKLEDRLGVDVTQE
- a CDS encoding acyl-CoA dehydrogenase family protein; protein product: MELSAEQEAIREVAREVAEAELAPVAAEADRTESFPEDVWDTLGDLDLTAMTVPEEYGGLDVEKLTYSVVNEELAYGMLSVATALSVHCLATSCLAEFGNEAQKERWLPEMAEGRPVGAFALSEPQAGSNPAGMETEARREGDEYVINGTKQWITNGERSGVVILFAKTDRSDPGSVTQFVVPKDTDGLSVGPREDKLGLRASDTTTLTFDDARIPAEYRLTPEGEGLSAALHILTGGRVGIASQAVGLAQAALDDAVAYANDREQFDQPIGQFGSIREKIAEMRTELQASRLLCRDAAAKADRGENYQAAAAMAKYHASEAAVDITNEAVQIHGGYGYTTDFDVERYYRDAKITTIYEGTSEIQKEVIARGLLD